The genomic segment CAACCCATTGACCTTCCTGATCGAGCAGTTACGCCTGGTTGTTTTCGCCGGTGTGCTACCTAATTTTACGGGCCTCGGTTTATTTTTCATGGGTGCCGCGCTGTTCAGTTATCTCAGCTACAGACTGTTCATCCGCGTGAAAGTGGGCTTTGCCGATGTCCTCTAATACACCCGCTATTGCGGTAGAGAGCCTATGCAAGGCCTACGACATTTACCAGAGTCCTGCTCATCGCTTTTTGGGCCTGCTCAGGGGAAATCGAAACACTGTAAAGGAATGCTTTACCGCAATATCCGACGTGTCGTTCACCGTGGACAAGGGCGAAGTGGTGGGCATTGTCGGCAGGAACGGCTGCGGTAAAAGTACATTACTGCAATTGATAACCGGCATTCTTAAACCCACCAGCGGCCTCGTTACACTGCACGGGCGCGTCTCGGCCATTCTGGAGCTGGGGGCGGGATTTAACCCCGATGCAACAGGGCGAGAAAACATTTTCATAAATGGCGCCATCCTCGGCCTTTCCGCTGATGCTATCGAAGATCGGATCGCTGGTATCATAGACTTCGCAGACATCGGCGCGTTTCTCGATCGTCCGGTCAAGCTTTATTCCAGCGGCATGTACGTCCGACTTGCATTTGCAATTGCTATCAGCATAGAACCGGACATCCTTATCATCGATGAAGCACTCTCTGTAGGCGACGCGGCCTTTCAGCGTAAATGCTTTACCCGTATCGAAAACCTCAAAAAAAACGGCACGACAATCCTCTTCGTGTCACATTCGGAAACCACGGTCGTAGAGCTCTGTGACCGAGCCATCCTCTTAAATGAAGGCGAAAAAATTTGCGAGGGTAGACCCAAGTTTGTAATGGGCCTTTACAATCGCATCCTC from the Candidatus Marimicrobium litorale genome contains:
- a CDS encoding ABC transporter ATP-binding protein, whose product is MSSNTPAIAVESLCKAYDIYQSPAHRFLGLLRGNRNTVKECFTAISDVSFTVDKGEVVGIVGRNGCGKSTLLQLITGILKPTSGLVTLHGRVSAILELGAGFNPDATGRENIFINGAILGLSADAIEDRIAGIIDFADIGAFLDRPVKLYSSGMYVRLAFAIAISIEPDILIIDEALSVGDAAFQRKCFTRIENLKKNGTTILFVSHSETTVVELCDRAILLNEGEKICEGRPKFVMGLYNRILNANEASLPETLLAIRAEAVSIYEQRHDHDNGAANTSQDSSTDFHDPNLVPQSTITYESHGATIGNAQLHNTKGSEVNILQRGESYVFSYEVRFTKPLHNVRFSFLVKTIRGIEVGGIASNTETLMNSDFAAGTVVTVSFPFKCLLTSDQYFLNAGVLAMVNGEEIFAHRVLDLYTFNVQPVERDTITGVVDFGVQEAVSITYHDQKHLK